The Petrotoga olearia DSM 13574 genome contains the following window.
ACAATGCTGAAGAATTAAGAAATGATGTGAAAAATGCCTAATTACATATCTGACACAAGTTGTCTAATTGTTTTAGACAATATTGATATGCTGTTCATTCTAAAAGAGCTTTATGGAAATATATTTATAACGCAAGAAGTTTTAAAAGAATTCGAAAAGCCGATTCCCGAATGGATAAAAGTTCGAGAAGTTAACGATAAGAAATATCTAAAACTATTATCTACGTTTATTGATTTAGGAGAAGCAAGTTCAATAGCTCTAGCTTTAGAAAAAGAAGATGTAATTTTAATTTTGGATGACTTGAAAGCAAGAAAATTAGCAAACAAGTTAAATCTCCAAATTACTGGAACGTTAGGCGTTATTATTAGCGCAAAAAATAAGAATATAATATCTTCTCTTGAAGAAGTTTTAAACAAATTAAAGAAAGCAGGTTTTAGAATTTCTAAGGAATTAGAAAACGAAATTTTAAAATACGAGAACTAGCCGCATTGCACTTACTAAACTAAAAGAACATCAAAAATTCCACAAAATTCACCAAGCCCTTGTTCCACAGTCGAAA
Protein-coding sequences here:
- a CDS encoding DUF3368 domain-containing protein; the encoded protein is MPNYISDTSCLIVLDNIDMLFILKELYGNIFITQEVLKEFEKPIPEWIKVREVNDKKYLKLLSTFIDLGEASSIALALEKEDVILILDDLKARKLANKLNLQITGTLGVIISAKNKNIISSLEEVLNKLKKAGFRISKELENEILKYEN